The following coding sequences lie in one Oncorhynchus kisutch isolate 150728-3 linkage group LG3, Okis_V2, whole genome shotgun sequence genomic window:
- the LOC109877864 gene encoding golgin subfamily A member 1-like isoform X2, whose protein sequence is MFAKLKKKIAEEAATAPRTGVRMPRSYSKESITSVGADSGDDFASDGSSSRDDLSSQILRRNDQIRKLEAKLSDYAEQLRLMQKTKDKLEIALEKHQDSSMRKLQDQNETHQANRAKMAEGMALALDKKDQEWMERISTLEQEKASLSVRLDEMMEQSLTLFQKRDDLDELDGFQQQELAKVKHMLLSKEEQLVQQERVLQQKGAELQMAKKGLAEAQEQLRVLGEEHQESCRLNTEQEMEREELLEVREEAEKKITELEGRGQNLQKVIQQVSEDFQKSRSSAAAVEKSLRTLQMENNALKLQQHKAAVTDEDKERVLLDLQEKISSLERRLHGNLSEDELLQELLKEKSTLEQRLEDTRVELLEARTNHADTVSSLETQISRLNNNVTELQTLLRHKDDSSKNYRERTDAQVQIAGLELQVQESNERLENTEQQISDKQAHLDKLAEWSVERESLQQQVSAERQQGQERAGRLEEQLTALQTERDTEHTSAQARISELAQERASLLRGRDKADVALRRQAEGLEQARSELSSRQTVSVEIAMALEDTRRQKEVLQLQVGEMMASLQTTSQELTHVTEQLKRKEEELQTIRNELQSSQSSLSQLQEETEGLQAAAQERQEEKDSQLVSLRQELLTQNEQLDSCQLRVSELEVETLTLQQTPELCELDQNGTVTVDDLDHMQKANRDLEQQLSDKNKTIKQLQQRLAELKRTLQKELKLKPETESDGKERAQEGRGERQERPDRIFTELTLGPAPGPNTTVTNTSDLNDSREINFEYLKHVVLKFMSSREAEAYQLIRAVSVLLNFTGEEEDMLKQTLEYKMSWFGSKPSLKGIVRPSVSGAPAHWS, encoded by the exons ATGTTTGCCAAACTGAAAAAGAAGATTGCTGAGGAGGCAGCCACAGCCCCCCGGACCGGAGTCCGGATGCCTCGGTCCTATAGCAAAGAGTCCATTACCTCAGTGGGGGCAGACTCGGGGGATGATTTT GCCTCTGATGGCAGTAGCTCCAGGGACGACCTCTCCTCCCAGATCCTCAGAAGGAATGATCAGATTCGCAAGCTGGAGGCCAAACTATCAG ACTACGCTGAACAGCTCCGACTTATGCAGAAGACCAAGGACAAGCTTGAAATTGCATTAGAAAAACATCAGGATT CCTCCATGAGGAAACTGCAGGACCAGAATGAGACTCACCAGGCCAATAGAGCCAAAATGGCCGAAGGCATGGCTTTGGCACTGGACAAGAAGGATCAG GAATGGATGGAAAGGATATCTACGCTGGAGCAG GAGAAAGCGTCTCTGTCTGTGAGGCTTGATGAGATGATGGAGCAGAGCCTTACTCTGTTCCAGAAGAGGGATGACCTGGACGAGCTGGATGGCTTCCAGCAGCAGGAGCTCGCCAAAGTCAAACACATG TTACTGAGTAAGGAGGAGCAGCTGGTCCAGCAGGAGCGAGTGCTCCAGCAGAAGGGTGCCGAGCTGCAGATGGCCAAGAAGGGTCTGGCCGAAGCCCAGGAGCAGCTGCGGGTTCTGGGAGAGGAGCATCAGGAAAGTTGCAGGCTCAACACGGAGCAGGAGATGGAGAG AGAGGAGCTGCTGGAGGTCAGGGAGGAGGCTGAGAAGAAGATTACTGAGCTGGAGGGCAGAGGCCAGAACCTGCAGAAGGTCATCCAACAGGTATCTGAAGACTTCCAGAAG TCGCGGAGCTCGGCAGCAGCTGTAGAGAAGTCTCTCCGTACGTTACAAATGGAGAACAATGCCCTGAAGCTGCAGCAACACAAA GCTGCAGTGACTGATGAGGACAAGGAGCGTGTGCTGCTGGACCTGCAGGAGAAGATCTCCTCTCTGGAGAGACGTCTGCATGGTAACCTGAGTGAAGACGAGCTCCTCCAGGAGCTTCTCAAAGAG AAGTCCACTCTGGAGCAGAGGCTGGAGGACACGAGAGTTGAGCTGCTGGAGGCACGCACCAACCATGCAGACACGGTTAGCTCTTTGGAGACTCAG ATATCCAGACTCAACAACAACGTGACTGAACTACAGACCCTGCTACGACACAAGGACGACTCTTCCaagaactacagagagagaacGGACGCACAGGTACAG ATAGCAGGTCTGGAACtgcaggtgcaggagagcaaTGAGAGGCTCGAGAACACTGAGCAGCAGATCTCTGACAAACAAGCACATCTAGACAAACTG GCAGAGtggagtgtggagagagagagtctgcagCAGCAGGTGTCTGCAGAGCGGCAACAGGGCCAGGAGAGGGCAGGTCGGCTGGAGGAGCAGCTCACTGcactgcagacagagagagacaccgaaCACACCTCTGCCCAAGCCAGGATT AGTGAGTTGGCGCAAGAGAGAGCGTCTCTGCTGAGGGGGAGGGATAAAGCTGACGTTGCTCTGAGGAGGCAGGCAGAGGGGCTGGAGCAGGCCAGG TCAGAGCTGAGCAGCAGGCAGACAGTGAGTGTGGAGATAGCCATGGCTCTGGAGGACACCAGGAGACAGAAGGAGGTGCTCCAACTACAG GTAGGAGAGATGATGGCGTCACTTCAAACAACATCGCAGGAACTGACCCACGTCACTGAGCAGCTGAAGCGGAAAGAAGAGGAACTCCAAACAATACGCAATG AGCTGCAGAGTTCCCAGAGCTCCCTGTCCCAGCTgcaagaggagacagaggggctgCAGGCAGCAGCccaggagaggcaggaggagaaggACAGCCAGCTGGTCAGCTTGAGGCAGGAGCTGCTAACCCAGAATGAGCAGTTGGACTCCTGCCAGTTACGG GTATCGGAGCTAGAGGTAGAGACTCTGACGTTGCAGCAGACTCCAGAGCTGTGTGAACTGGACCAGAATGGGACTGTGACGGTGGATGACCTGGACCACATGCAGAAGGCCAACCGAGACCTGGAGCAGCAGCTCAGTGACAAGAATAAG ACCATTAAGCAGCTGCAGCAGAGACTAGCAGAGCTAAAGAGGACCTTGCAGAAGGAGCTG AAGCTGAAACCTGAAACCGAGTCCGATGGGAAAGAGAGGGCccaagaagggagaggagagaggcaagagaggcCAGACAGAATCTTTACAGAGCTCACTCTAGGCCCGGCCCCGGGCCCAAACACCACTGTCACCAACACATCTGATCTCAATGACTCACGAGAGATCAACTTTGAGTACCTCAAACACGTGGTGCTAAAATTCATGTCATCCAGAGAGGCTGAG GCCTATCAGCTGATCAGAGCAGTGTCTGTGTTGCTGAACTTCACTGGTGAGGAAGAAGACATGTTGAAGCAGACTCTGGAGTACAAG ATGTCCTGGTTTGGATCCAAGCCTTCTCTGAAAGGTATTGTCCGGCCATCAGTTTCAGGGGCACCTGCTCACTGGAGCTGA
- the LOC109877864 gene encoding golgin subfamily A member 1-like isoform X3 produces MFAKLKKKIAEEAATAPRTGVRMPRSYSKESITSVGADSGDDFASDGSSSRDDLSSQILRRNDQIRKLEAKLSDYAEQLRLMQKTKDKLEIALEKHQDSSMRKLQDQNETHQANRAKMAEGMALALDKKDQEWMERISTLEQEKASLSVRLDEMMEQSLTLFQKRDDLDELDGFQQQELAKVKHMLLSKEEQLVQQERVLQQKGAELQMAKKGLAEAQEQLRVLGEEHQESCRLNTEQEMEREELLEVREEAEKKITELEGRGQNLQKVIQQVSEDFQKSRSSAAAVEKSLRTLQMENNALKLQQHKAAVTDEDKERVLLDLQEKISSLERRLHGNLSEDELLQELLKEKSTLEQRLEDTRVELLEARTNHADTVSSLETQISRLNNNVTELQTLLRHKDDSSKNYRERTDAQIAGLELQVQESNERLENTEQQISDKQAHLDKLQAEWSVERESLQQQVSAERQQGQERAGRLEEQLTALQTERDTEHTSAQARISELAQERASLLRGRDKADVALRRQAEGLEQARSELSSRQTVSVEIAMALEDTRRQKEVLQLQVGEMMASLQTTSQELTHVTEQLKRKEEELQTIRNELQSSQSSLSQLQEETEGLQAAAQERQEEKDSQLVSLRQELLTQNEQLDSCQLRVSELEVETLTLQQTPELCELDQNGTVTVDDLDHMQKANRDLEQQLSDKNKTIKQLQQRLAELKRTLQKELKLKPETESDGKERAQEGRGERQERPDRIFTELTLGPAPGPNTTVTNTSDLNDSREINFEYLKHVVLKFMSSREAEAYQLIRAVSVLLNFTGEEEDMLKQTLEYKMSWFGSKPSLKGIVRPSVSGAPAHWS; encoded by the exons ATGTTTGCCAAACTGAAAAAGAAGATTGCTGAGGAGGCAGCCACAGCCCCCCGGACCGGAGTCCGGATGCCTCGGTCCTATAGCAAAGAGTCCATTACCTCAGTGGGGGCAGACTCGGGGGATGATTTT GCCTCTGATGGCAGTAGCTCCAGGGACGACCTCTCCTCCCAGATCCTCAGAAGGAATGATCAGATTCGCAAGCTGGAGGCCAAACTATCAG ACTACGCTGAACAGCTCCGACTTATGCAGAAGACCAAGGACAAGCTTGAAATTGCATTAGAAAAACATCAGGATT CCTCCATGAGGAAACTGCAGGACCAGAATGAGACTCACCAGGCCAATAGAGCCAAAATGGCCGAAGGCATGGCTTTGGCACTGGACAAGAAGGATCAG GAATGGATGGAAAGGATATCTACGCTGGAGCAG GAGAAAGCGTCTCTGTCTGTGAGGCTTGATGAGATGATGGAGCAGAGCCTTACTCTGTTCCAGAAGAGGGATGACCTGGACGAGCTGGATGGCTTCCAGCAGCAGGAGCTCGCCAAAGTCAAACACATG TTACTGAGTAAGGAGGAGCAGCTGGTCCAGCAGGAGCGAGTGCTCCAGCAGAAGGGTGCCGAGCTGCAGATGGCCAAGAAGGGTCTGGCCGAAGCCCAGGAGCAGCTGCGGGTTCTGGGAGAGGAGCATCAGGAAAGTTGCAGGCTCAACACGGAGCAGGAGATGGAGAG AGAGGAGCTGCTGGAGGTCAGGGAGGAGGCTGAGAAGAAGATTACTGAGCTGGAGGGCAGAGGCCAGAACCTGCAGAAGGTCATCCAACAGGTATCTGAAGACTTCCAGAAG TCGCGGAGCTCGGCAGCAGCTGTAGAGAAGTCTCTCCGTACGTTACAAATGGAGAACAATGCCCTGAAGCTGCAGCAACACAAA GCTGCAGTGACTGATGAGGACAAGGAGCGTGTGCTGCTGGACCTGCAGGAGAAGATCTCCTCTCTGGAGAGACGTCTGCATGGTAACCTGAGTGAAGACGAGCTCCTCCAGGAGCTTCTCAAAGAG AAGTCCACTCTGGAGCAGAGGCTGGAGGACACGAGAGTTGAGCTGCTGGAGGCACGCACCAACCATGCAGACACGGTTAGCTCTTTGGAGACTCAG ATATCCAGACTCAACAACAACGTGACTGAACTACAGACCCTGCTACGACACAAGGACGACTCTTCCaagaactacagagagagaacGGACGCACAG ATAGCAGGTCTGGAACtgcaggtgcaggagagcaaTGAGAGGCTCGAGAACACTGAGCAGCAGATCTCTGACAAACAAGCACATCTAGACAAACTG CAGGCAGAGtggagtgtggagagagagagtctgcagCAGCAGGTGTCTGCAGAGCGGCAACAGGGCCAGGAGAGGGCAGGTCGGCTGGAGGAGCAGCTCACTGcactgcagacagagagagacaccgaaCACACCTCTGCCCAAGCCAGGATT AGTGAGTTGGCGCAAGAGAGAGCGTCTCTGCTGAGGGGGAGGGATAAAGCTGACGTTGCTCTGAGGAGGCAGGCAGAGGGGCTGGAGCAGGCCAGG TCAGAGCTGAGCAGCAGGCAGACAGTGAGTGTGGAGATAGCCATGGCTCTGGAGGACACCAGGAGACAGAAGGAGGTGCTCCAACTACAG GTAGGAGAGATGATGGCGTCACTTCAAACAACATCGCAGGAACTGACCCACGTCACTGAGCAGCTGAAGCGGAAAGAAGAGGAACTCCAAACAATACGCAATG AGCTGCAGAGTTCCCAGAGCTCCCTGTCCCAGCTgcaagaggagacagaggggctgCAGGCAGCAGCccaggagaggcaggaggagaaggACAGCCAGCTGGTCAGCTTGAGGCAGGAGCTGCTAACCCAGAATGAGCAGTTGGACTCCTGCCAGTTACGG GTATCGGAGCTAGAGGTAGAGACTCTGACGTTGCAGCAGACTCCAGAGCTGTGTGAACTGGACCAGAATGGGACTGTGACGGTGGATGACCTGGACCACATGCAGAAGGCCAACCGAGACCTGGAGCAGCAGCTCAGTGACAAGAATAAG ACCATTAAGCAGCTGCAGCAGAGACTAGCAGAGCTAAAGAGGACCTTGCAGAAGGAGCTG AAGCTGAAACCTGAAACCGAGTCCGATGGGAAAGAGAGGGCccaagaagggagaggagagaggcaagagaggcCAGACAGAATCTTTACAGAGCTCACTCTAGGCCCGGCCCCGGGCCCAAACACCACTGTCACCAACACATCTGATCTCAATGACTCACGAGAGATCAACTTTGAGTACCTCAAACACGTGGTGCTAAAATTCATGTCATCCAGAGAGGCTGAG GCCTATCAGCTGATCAGAGCAGTGTCTGTGTTGCTGAACTTCACTGGTGAGGAAGAAGACATGTTGAAGCAGACTCTGGAGTACAAG ATGTCCTGGTTTGGATCCAAGCCTTCTCTGAAAGGTATTGTCCGGCCATCAGTTTCAGGGGCACCTGCTCACTGGAGCTGA
- the LOC109877864 gene encoding golgin subfamily A member 1-like isoform X1, whose translation MFAKLKKKIAEEAATAPRTGVRMPRSYSKESITSVGADSGDDFASDGSSSRDDLSSQILRRNDQIRKLEAKLSDYAEQLRLMQKTKDKLEIALEKHQDSSMRKLQDQNETHQANRAKMAEGMALALDKKDQEWMERISTLEQEKASLSVRLDEMMEQSLTLFQKRDDLDELDGFQQQELAKVKHMLLSKEEQLVQQERVLQQKGAELQMAKKGLAEAQEQLRVLGEEHQESCRLNTEQEMEREELLEVREEAEKKITELEGRGQNLQKVIQQVSEDFQKSRSSAAAVEKSLRTLQMENNALKLQQHKAAVTDEDKERVLLDLQEKISSLERRLHGNLSEDELLQELLKEKSTLEQRLEDTRVELLEARTNHADTVSSLETQISRLNNNVTELQTLLRHKDDSSKNYRERTDAQVQIAGLELQVQESNERLENTEQQISDKQAHLDKLQAEWSVERESLQQQVSAERQQGQERAGRLEEQLTALQTERDTEHTSAQARISELAQERASLLRGRDKADVALRRQAEGLEQARSELSSRQTVSVEIAMALEDTRRQKEVLQLQVGEMMASLQTTSQELTHVTEQLKRKEEELQTIRNELQSSQSSLSQLQEETEGLQAAAQERQEEKDSQLVSLRQELLTQNEQLDSCQLRVSELEVETLTLQQTPELCELDQNGTVTVDDLDHMQKANRDLEQQLSDKNKTIKQLQQRLAELKRTLQKELKLKPETESDGKERAQEGRGERQERPDRIFTELTLGPAPGPNTTVTNTSDLNDSREINFEYLKHVVLKFMSSREAEAYQLIRAVSVLLNFTGEEEDMLKQTLEYKMSWFGSKPSLKGIVRPSVSGAPAHWS comes from the exons ATGTTTGCCAAACTGAAAAAGAAGATTGCTGAGGAGGCAGCCACAGCCCCCCGGACCGGAGTCCGGATGCCTCGGTCCTATAGCAAAGAGTCCATTACCTCAGTGGGGGCAGACTCGGGGGATGATTTT GCCTCTGATGGCAGTAGCTCCAGGGACGACCTCTCCTCCCAGATCCTCAGAAGGAATGATCAGATTCGCAAGCTGGAGGCCAAACTATCAG ACTACGCTGAACAGCTCCGACTTATGCAGAAGACCAAGGACAAGCTTGAAATTGCATTAGAAAAACATCAGGATT CCTCCATGAGGAAACTGCAGGACCAGAATGAGACTCACCAGGCCAATAGAGCCAAAATGGCCGAAGGCATGGCTTTGGCACTGGACAAGAAGGATCAG GAATGGATGGAAAGGATATCTACGCTGGAGCAG GAGAAAGCGTCTCTGTCTGTGAGGCTTGATGAGATGATGGAGCAGAGCCTTACTCTGTTCCAGAAGAGGGATGACCTGGACGAGCTGGATGGCTTCCAGCAGCAGGAGCTCGCCAAAGTCAAACACATG TTACTGAGTAAGGAGGAGCAGCTGGTCCAGCAGGAGCGAGTGCTCCAGCAGAAGGGTGCCGAGCTGCAGATGGCCAAGAAGGGTCTGGCCGAAGCCCAGGAGCAGCTGCGGGTTCTGGGAGAGGAGCATCAGGAAAGTTGCAGGCTCAACACGGAGCAGGAGATGGAGAG AGAGGAGCTGCTGGAGGTCAGGGAGGAGGCTGAGAAGAAGATTACTGAGCTGGAGGGCAGAGGCCAGAACCTGCAGAAGGTCATCCAACAGGTATCTGAAGACTTCCAGAAG TCGCGGAGCTCGGCAGCAGCTGTAGAGAAGTCTCTCCGTACGTTACAAATGGAGAACAATGCCCTGAAGCTGCAGCAACACAAA GCTGCAGTGACTGATGAGGACAAGGAGCGTGTGCTGCTGGACCTGCAGGAGAAGATCTCCTCTCTGGAGAGACGTCTGCATGGTAACCTGAGTGAAGACGAGCTCCTCCAGGAGCTTCTCAAAGAG AAGTCCACTCTGGAGCAGAGGCTGGAGGACACGAGAGTTGAGCTGCTGGAGGCACGCACCAACCATGCAGACACGGTTAGCTCTTTGGAGACTCAG ATATCCAGACTCAACAACAACGTGACTGAACTACAGACCCTGCTACGACACAAGGACGACTCTTCCaagaactacagagagagaacGGACGCACAGGTACAG ATAGCAGGTCTGGAACtgcaggtgcaggagagcaaTGAGAGGCTCGAGAACACTGAGCAGCAGATCTCTGACAAACAAGCACATCTAGACAAACTG CAGGCAGAGtggagtgtggagagagagagtctgcagCAGCAGGTGTCTGCAGAGCGGCAACAGGGCCAGGAGAGGGCAGGTCGGCTGGAGGAGCAGCTCACTGcactgcagacagagagagacaccgaaCACACCTCTGCCCAAGCCAGGATT AGTGAGTTGGCGCAAGAGAGAGCGTCTCTGCTGAGGGGGAGGGATAAAGCTGACGTTGCTCTGAGGAGGCAGGCAGAGGGGCTGGAGCAGGCCAGG TCAGAGCTGAGCAGCAGGCAGACAGTGAGTGTGGAGATAGCCATGGCTCTGGAGGACACCAGGAGACAGAAGGAGGTGCTCCAACTACAG GTAGGAGAGATGATGGCGTCACTTCAAACAACATCGCAGGAACTGACCCACGTCACTGAGCAGCTGAAGCGGAAAGAAGAGGAACTCCAAACAATACGCAATG AGCTGCAGAGTTCCCAGAGCTCCCTGTCCCAGCTgcaagaggagacagaggggctgCAGGCAGCAGCccaggagaggcaggaggagaaggACAGCCAGCTGGTCAGCTTGAGGCAGGAGCTGCTAACCCAGAATGAGCAGTTGGACTCCTGCCAGTTACGG GTATCGGAGCTAGAGGTAGAGACTCTGACGTTGCAGCAGACTCCAGAGCTGTGTGAACTGGACCAGAATGGGACTGTGACGGTGGATGACCTGGACCACATGCAGAAGGCCAACCGAGACCTGGAGCAGCAGCTCAGTGACAAGAATAAG ACCATTAAGCAGCTGCAGCAGAGACTAGCAGAGCTAAAGAGGACCTTGCAGAAGGAGCTG AAGCTGAAACCTGAAACCGAGTCCGATGGGAAAGAGAGGGCccaagaagggagaggagagaggcaagagaggcCAGACAGAATCTTTACAGAGCTCACTCTAGGCCCGGCCCCGGGCCCAAACACCACTGTCACCAACACATCTGATCTCAATGACTCACGAGAGATCAACTTTGAGTACCTCAAACACGTGGTGCTAAAATTCATGTCATCCAGAGAGGCTGAG GCCTATCAGCTGATCAGAGCAGTGTCTGTGTTGCTGAACTTCACTGGTGAGGAAGAAGACATGTTGAAGCAGACTCTGGAGTACAAG ATGTCCTGGTTTGGATCCAAGCCTTCTCTGAAAGGTATTGTCCGGCCATCAGTTTCAGGGGCACCTGCTCACTGGAGCTGA
- the LOC109877864 gene encoding golgin subfamily A member 1-like isoform X6, which translates to MFAKLKKKIAEEAATAPRTGVRMPRSYSKESITSVGADSGDDFASDGSSSRDDLSSQILRRNDQIRKLEAKLSASMRKLQDQNETHQANRAKMAEGMALALDKKDQEWMERISTLEQEKASLSVRLDEMMEQSLTLFQKRDDLDELDGFQQQELAKVKHMLLSKEEQLVQQERVLQQKGAELQMAKKGLAEAQEQLRVLGEEHQESCRLNTEQEMEREELLEVREEAEKKITELEGRGQNLQKVIQQVSEDFQKSRSSAAAVEKSLRTLQMENNALKLQQHKAAVTDEDKERVLLDLQEKISSLERRLHGNLSEDELLQELLKEKSTLEQRLEDTRVELLEARTNHADTVSSLETQISRLNNNVTELQTLLRHKDDSSKNYRERTDAQIAGLELQVQESNERLENTEQQISDKQAHLDKLQAEWSVERESLQQQVSAERQQGQERAGRLEEQLTALQTERDTEHTSAQARISELAQERASLLRGRDKADVALRRQAEGLEQARSELSSRQTVSVEIAMALEDTRRQKEVLQLQVGEMMASLQTTSQELTHVTEQLKRKEEELQTIRNELQSSQSSLSQLQEETEGLQAAAQERQEEKDSQLVSLRQELLTQNEQLDSCQLRVSELEVETLTLQQTPELCELDQNGTVTVDDLDHMQKANRDLEQQLSDKNKTIKQLQQRLAELKRTLQKELKLKPETESDGKERAQEGRGERQERPDRIFTELTLGPAPGPNTTVTNTSDLNDSREINFEYLKHVVLKFMSSREAEAYQLIRAVSVLLNFTGEEEDMLKQTLEYKMSWFGSKPSLKGIVRPSVSGAPAHWS; encoded by the exons ATGTTTGCCAAACTGAAAAAGAAGATTGCTGAGGAGGCAGCCACAGCCCCCCGGACCGGAGTCCGGATGCCTCGGTCCTATAGCAAAGAGTCCATTACCTCAGTGGGGGCAGACTCGGGGGATGATTTT GCCTCTGATGGCAGTAGCTCCAGGGACGACCTCTCCTCCCAGATCCTCAGAAGGAATGATCAGATTCGCAAGCTGGAGGCCAAACTATCAG CCTCCATGAGGAAACTGCAGGACCAGAATGAGACTCACCAGGCCAATAGAGCCAAAATGGCCGAAGGCATGGCTTTGGCACTGGACAAGAAGGATCAG GAATGGATGGAAAGGATATCTACGCTGGAGCAG GAGAAAGCGTCTCTGTCTGTGAGGCTTGATGAGATGATGGAGCAGAGCCTTACTCTGTTCCAGAAGAGGGATGACCTGGACGAGCTGGATGGCTTCCAGCAGCAGGAGCTCGCCAAAGTCAAACACATG TTACTGAGTAAGGAGGAGCAGCTGGTCCAGCAGGAGCGAGTGCTCCAGCAGAAGGGTGCCGAGCTGCAGATGGCCAAGAAGGGTCTGGCCGAAGCCCAGGAGCAGCTGCGGGTTCTGGGAGAGGAGCATCAGGAAAGTTGCAGGCTCAACACGGAGCAGGAGATGGAGAG AGAGGAGCTGCTGGAGGTCAGGGAGGAGGCTGAGAAGAAGATTACTGAGCTGGAGGGCAGAGGCCAGAACCTGCAGAAGGTCATCCAACAGGTATCTGAAGACTTCCAGAAG TCGCGGAGCTCGGCAGCAGCTGTAGAGAAGTCTCTCCGTACGTTACAAATGGAGAACAATGCCCTGAAGCTGCAGCAACACAAA GCTGCAGTGACTGATGAGGACAAGGAGCGTGTGCTGCTGGACCTGCAGGAGAAGATCTCCTCTCTGGAGAGACGTCTGCATGGTAACCTGAGTGAAGACGAGCTCCTCCAGGAGCTTCTCAAAGAG AAGTCCACTCTGGAGCAGAGGCTGGAGGACACGAGAGTTGAGCTGCTGGAGGCACGCACCAACCATGCAGACACGGTTAGCTCTTTGGAGACTCAG ATATCCAGACTCAACAACAACGTGACTGAACTACAGACCCTGCTACGACACAAGGACGACTCTTCCaagaactacagagagagaacGGACGCACAG ATAGCAGGTCTGGAACtgcaggtgcaggagagcaaTGAGAGGCTCGAGAACACTGAGCAGCAGATCTCTGACAAACAAGCACATCTAGACAAACTG CAGGCAGAGtggagtgtggagagagagagtctgcagCAGCAGGTGTCTGCAGAGCGGCAACAGGGCCAGGAGAGGGCAGGTCGGCTGGAGGAGCAGCTCACTGcactgcagacagagagagacaccgaaCACACCTCTGCCCAAGCCAGGATT AGTGAGTTGGCGCAAGAGAGAGCGTCTCTGCTGAGGGGGAGGGATAAAGCTGACGTTGCTCTGAGGAGGCAGGCAGAGGGGCTGGAGCAGGCCAGG TCAGAGCTGAGCAGCAGGCAGACAGTGAGTGTGGAGATAGCCATGGCTCTGGAGGACACCAGGAGACAGAAGGAGGTGCTCCAACTACAG GTAGGAGAGATGATGGCGTCACTTCAAACAACATCGCAGGAACTGACCCACGTCACTGAGCAGCTGAAGCGGAAAGAAGAGGAACTCCAAACAATACGCAATG AGCTGCAGAGTTCCCAGAGCTCCCTGTCCCAGCTgcaagaggagacagaggggctgCAGGCAGCAGCccaggagaggcaggaggagaaggACAGCCAGCTGGTCAGCTTGAGGCAGGAGCTGCTAACCCAGAATGAGCAGTTGGACTCCTGCCAGTTACGG GTATCGGAGCTAGAGGTAGAGACTCTGACGTTGCAGCAGACTCCAGAGCTGTGTGAACTGGACCAGAATGGGACTGTGACGGTGGATGACCTGGACCACATGCAGAAGGCCAACCGAGACCTGGAGCAGCAGCTCAGTGACAAGAATAAG ACCATTAAGCAGCTGCAGCAGAGACTAGCAGAGCTAAAGAGGACCTTGCAGAAGGAGCTG AAGCTGAAACCTGAAACCGAGTCCGATGGGAAAGAGAGGGCccaagaagggagaggagagaggcaagagaggcCAGACAGAATCTTTACAGAGCTCACTCTAGGCCCGGCCCCGGGCCCAAACACCACTGTCACCAACACATCTGATCTCAATGACTCACGAGAGATCAACTTTGAGTACCTCAAACACGTGGTGCTAAAATTCATGTCATCCAGAGAGGCTGAG GCCTATCAGCTGATCAGAGCAGTGTCTGTGTTGCTGAACTTCACTGGTGAGGAAGAAGACATGTTGAAGCAGACTCTGGAGTACAAG ATGTCCTGGTTTGGATCCAAGCCTTCTCTGAAAGGTATTGTCCGGCCATCAGTTTCAGGGGCACCTGCTCACTGGAGCTGA